The following is a genomic window from Rhodoferax sp. PAMC 29310.
CGGCTTGCGTTGCCCAATGCGCTTGCAAGGGCGCGCGGATTTTGCTGGCGTCGATGTATTCCAGCGGCGGGCAGCCGTACCAGACCACGCCGGCATCAATTTCGGGCGACTGGGTGAGCGCCAACAACGTCAGCGCGCCGCCCATGCAAAACCCGGTGACGCCGACCTTGGGCGCGCGGGTTTTGAGGAACTGCACCGCACCCCGTATGTCTTCCGAGGCGGCGTCGGCAAAGTCCAGCCCGGTCATCAAATGGTGGGCCTCTTCGGCCTCCAGGGTGGATTGGCCGCGGTACAGATCGGGCACCAGCGCCTGGTAGCCGGCGCTGGCCAGGCGGTCGGCCACGCCTTTGATCTGTGCATTCAAACCCCACCACTCCTGGATCACCACCACAGCGGGTGCGCTACGGGCCTGCGCAGGCTCGGCGAGATAGCCCAGAACGGTTTTTCCGTCAGGTCGTTGATAACTAACCATGGATGCCATTTGCATTGTCTCCGGTTGATTGGTGGCAGTAAGGCCCGCCACGTGTCGCGTTCGTTAAATGCCCGCGATCACGGCCTCGATCTCGGCAAAG
Proteins encoded in this region:
- a CDS encoding dienelactone hydrolase family protein gives rise to the protein MVSYQRPDGKTVLGYLAEPAQARSAPAVVVIQEWWGLNAQIKGVADRLASAGYQALVPDLYRGQSTLEAEEAHHLMTGLDFADAASEDIRGAVQFLKTRAPKVGVTGFCMGGALTLLALTQSPEIDAGVVWYGCPPLEYIDASKIRAPLQAHWATQAEFFKIDTVDALEAKLRDAGTVFDFHRYLAHHAFANETAVGPGRIPATQYDPVWAQQAWDRTLRFFGHHLG